From one Trifolium pratense cultivar HEN17-A07 linkage group LG1, ARS_RC_1.1, whole genome shotgun sequence genomic stretch:
- the LOC123904633 gene encoding putative defensin-like protein 234, whose product MMKVGSILLAVGILFALFNLNYGSDVVQKDDFKFCRQSMTLSGNCQNSPTCFTVFNAKYGASATTHNCNCQDAGKSHTCSCCINCDYTDGKTPC is encoded by the exons ATGATGAAAGTAGGAAGCATTCTCTTAGCCGTTGGAATTTTATTTGCTCTCTTCAACCTCAACTACGGCTCAG atgtggtgcaaaaagatgatttcaaattttgtcgcCAAAGTATGACATTGAGTGGAAATTGTCAAAATTCTCCTACATGCTTTACAGTATTCAATGCTAAATATGGAGCAAGCGCCACCACTCACAATTGTAATTGTCAAGATGCTGGTAAAAGCCACACTTGTTCATGCTGTATTAATTGTGATTATACAGATGGTAAAACTCCTTGTTAG
- the LOC123904643 gene encoding putative defensin-like protein 234: MMKVGSILLAVGILFALFNLNYGSDVVQKDDFKFCRQSMTLSGNCQNSPTCFTVFNAKYGASATTHNCNCQDAGKSHTCSCCINCDYTDGKTPC; this comes from the exons ATGATGAAAGTAGGAAGCATTCTCTTAGCCGTTGGAATTTTATTTGCTCTCTTCAACCTCAACTACGGCTCAG atgtggtgcaaaaagatgatttcaaattttgtcgcCAAAGTATGACATTGAGTGGAAATTGTCAAAATTCTCCTACATGCTTTACAGTATTCAATGCTAAATATGGAGCAAGCGCCACAACTCACAATTGTAATTGTCAAGATGCTGGTAAAAGCCACACTTGTTCATGCTGTATTAATTGTGATTATACAGATGGTAAAACTCCTTGTTAG